The Vicia villosa cultivar HV-30 ecotype Madison, WI linkage group LG1, Vvil1.0, whole genome shotgun sequence genome includes a region encoding these proteins:
- the LOC131643401 gene encoding amino acid permease 6-like: MAPQSSFSIEDSDIKRTGTWLTASAHIVTTAIGSGVLSLAWAVAQLGWIGGTAALIIFSLITLLTSILMADCYRYPDSNRNSTYMKMVKNILGGVKYKYCGLAQYTNILGCTIGYTLTAAISMVAMKKSSCFHKFGHQAHCDVSSNQFMAIFGVSQIFLSQIPNFHDLSWLSILAAIMSFGYSFIGIGLSIAQVAEKGHHIETGLTGAKVAVTKKVWNTFQAIANIAFAYTFSNVIAEIEDTLKPSPPENQTMKIASIIGIASSTILYGSCGLIGYAAFGNSAPGNFLTGFGFYEPFWLIDIGNLFIIIHLVGAYQVFAQPIFSIVESSVGRRWPESKFLTREYNVRIPLVGTWRMNVFRVIWRSTYVVFTTLVAMILPFFNNIVGLIGALSFFPLTVYFPIEMHITRVKVPKYSLKWIGLKLIIGLCLIVALMGVIASIQGIISELTK, translated from the exons ATGGCACCACAGAGTAGCTTCTCCATAGAAGACAGTGACATCAAACGAACTG GAACATGGCTAACTGCGAGCGCACACATAGTGACGACTGCGATAGGATCTGGAGTGCTGTCATTGGCATGGGCTGTTGCTCAATTGGGATGGATTGGAGGGACTGCTGCTCTCATAATATTCTCACTCATCACTCTCCTCACTTCCATTCTCATGGCTGATTGTTATAGGTATCCTGATAGCAATAGAAACTCTACCTACATGAAGATGGTCAAAAATATTCTag GAGGAGTTAAATACAAGTATTGTGGATTGGCTCAGTACACAAATATTCTTGGCTGTACAATTGGTTACACTCTCACAGCAGCCATAAGCATGGT GGCAATGAAAAAATCAAGTTGCTTTCATAAGTTTGGCCACCAAGCACACTGTGATGTATCCAGTAATCAATTCATGGCCATCTTTGGAGTTTCACAGATTTTTCTAAGCCAAATCCCAAATTTCCATGACCTTTCATGGCTCTCTATTCTTGCTGCAATCATGTCTTTTGGCTATTCTTTCATAGGCATTGGACTCTCCATAGCCCAAGTTGCAG AAAAAGGACACCATATCGAAACAGGCCTTACAGGAGCGAAAGTCGCAGTGACAAAGAAGGTGTGGAATACCTTTCAAGCAATTGCAAACATAGCCTTTGCATACACTTTCAGCAATGTCATTGCTGAGATAGAG GACACATTAAAACCAAGTCCACCAGAAAATCAAACCATGAAAATAGCATCCATTATTGGAATCGCAAGCAGTACAATCCTTTATGGGTCATGTGGTCTTATAGGTTATGCGGCATTCGGGAACAGCGCTCCAGGAAACTTTTTAACTGGATTTGGTTTTTACGAACCGTTTTGGTTAATCGACATTGGTAATCTTTTCATCATTATTCATCTAGTCGGAGCTTACCAGGTTTTCGCACAACCTATATTTTCGATTGTGGAAAGTTCGGTCGGTAGGCGTTGGCCGGAGAGTAAATTCTTGACAAGAGAATATAATGTAAGAATTCCTTTGGTTGGTACATGGAGAATGAATGTGTTCAGGGTGATATGGAGGTCAACATATGTGGTATTCACAACATTGGTTGCTATGATATTGCCATTCTTCAACAACATTGTGGGTTTGATAGGAGCTCTATCGTTCTTTCCCTTGACTGTGTACTTTCCAATAGAGATGCACATAACACGAGTTAAAGTGCCAAAGTATTCTCTTAAATGGATTGGCTTGAAACTCATAATTGGACTATGCTTGATTGTTGCTCTCATGGGGGTTATTGCATCAATTCAAGGAATCATCTCAGAGCTTACTAAATAA